The following proteins come from a genomic window of Scomber japonicus isolate fScoJap1 chromosome 4, fScoJap1.pri, whole genome shotgun sequence:
- the mmp23ba gene encoding matrix metalloproteinase-23: protein MSIDGKAVQTSLRDFFFSCLVFFSWRCDLAVMVCCPAPRGLRRGSWGFAPLLAAVLLTLLLAGMQQTTAFPSWRLEEEAYTTVLLIGIRKEARSQMLHLSRNKRYTLTPEQLKWDKFKLTYKLLSYPTNLINASDTRRGIAKAFGMWSDVSPFSFREVPADQEADIKIGFYPINHTDCLQSYLHHCFDGITGELAHAFFPPTGEIHFDDHEYWILGNMRFSWKKGVWLTDLVHVATHEIGHVLGLMHSMDPKAIMHLNATLTGRKLITQDEVWGLHRLYGCLDRLFICPAWARKGYCDSKRKLMQKHCPSSCNFCYDFPFPTVAPTPTPPRTKHKLVVEGKKLTFRCGKKIASKKGKVYWYKDGELLEYSHPNYISLKDDHITIVANAINEGTYTCIVKKKDKVLTNYSWRVRVRF from the exons ATGAGCATAGATGGTAAAGCTGTGCAGACTTCGCtgagggacttttttttttcttgtttggtaTTTTTTTCCTGGAGGTGTGATCTCGCAGTCATGGTGTGCTGTCCGGCTCCCAGAGGTTTGCGGAGAGGCAGCTGGGGCTTCGCTCCTCTGCTGGCTGCCGTGCTGCTCACACTTCTGCTCGCAGGGATGCAACAGACCACAGCGTTTCCCTCCTGGAGGTTAGAG GAAGAAGCTTACACCACTGTGTTGCTCATCGGGATCCGCAAAGAGGCCCGTTCACAAATGCTTCACCTCTCCAGGAACAAGCGCTACACTCTCACCCCGGAGCAGCTGAAATGGGACAAGTTCAAGCTAACATACAA GTTGCTGTCCTACCCTACAAACTTGATAAATGCCAGCGACACGCGTCGAGGCATTGCCAAGGCTTTCGGCATGTGGAGCGATGTCTCGCCGTTCAGCTTCAGAGAAGTGCCAGCTGACCAAGAGGCAGACATTAAGATCG GCTTCTACCCCATCAACCACACAGACTGTCTGCAGTCCTACTTGCACCATTGTTTCGACGGCATCACAGGAGAATTGGCTCATGCATTTTTCCCGCCAACAGGAGAGATCCACTTTGACGACCACGAATACTGGATTCTGGGAAACATGCGCTTCAGCTGGAAGAAAG GGGTTTGGCTGACGGACCTTGTCCACGTGGCAACGCATGAAATTGGCCACGTCCTGGGACTCATGCACTCCATGGACCCAAAAGCTATAATGCACCTGAATGCAACTCTCACAGGGCGCAAGCTAATCACACAGGATGAAGTGTGGGGTTTGCACCGTCTCTACG GATGTTTGGACCGGTTATTTATCTGTCCAGCCTGGGCTCGGAAAGGCTATTGCGACAGCAAGCGCAAGCTGATGCAGAAGCACTGCCCCTCCAGCTGTAATTTCTGTTACG ATTTCCCTTTCCCTACTGTGGCTCCCACCCCGACACCCCCAAGGACCAAACACAAGCTGGTCGTCGAGGGCAAAAAGCTTACCTTTCGTTGTGGGAAGAAAATAGCATCTAAGAAAGGCAAAGTATA CTGGTACAAGGACGGCGAGCTGCTGGAGTACTCCCACCCGAACTACATCTCCTTGAAAGACGACCACATAACTATAGTGGCCAACGCCATCAACGAAGGCACATACACCTGCAttgtgaagaa